In a genomic window of Lycium ferocissimum isolate CSIRO_LF1 chromosome 9, AGI_CSIRO_Lferr_CH_V1, whole genome shotgun sequence:
- the LOC132069247 gene encoding carotenoid cleavage dioxygenase 8 homolog B, chloroplastic, with protein MASFASSATKIYYTKNRFDHGKDDQPYFGKVKINEKNKKNLDLKLVTNVAASQLPVIVPPPDQQVIKEEKKLAAWISVRQERWEGELIVEGELPLWLNGTYLRNGPGQWHIGNYNFRHLFDGYATLVRLHFENGRLIMGHRQIESEAYKAAKTSNKICYREFSEVPKPDNFLSYIGDMAKLLSGASLTDNANTGVVKLGDGRVVCLTETIKGSIVIDPDTLDTLGKFEYSDSLGGLIHSAHPIVTDRELLTLIPDLIYNGYVVVRMEKGSNERKFIGRVNCRGGPAPGWVHSFPVTEHYIIVPEMPLRYCAQNLLKAEPTPLYKFEWHPHSKGFMHVVCKASGNIVASVEVPLFVTFHFINAYEEKDEDGRVTAVIADCCEHSADTTILDKLRLENLRSFNGKDDVLPDARVGRFRIPLDGSPYGELEAALDPNEHGRGMDMCSMNPAYLGKKYRYAYACGAKRPCNFPNTLTKIDLFDKKAKNWYDEGAVPSEPFFVARPGATEEDDGVVISMISDKNGEGYALILDGSTFEEIARAKFPYGLPYGLHGCWVPKK; from the exons ATGGCTTCTTTTGCTTCTTCAGCAACCAAAATTTACTATACTAAAAACAGGTTTGATCATGGCAAAGATGATCAACCTTATTTTGGAAAGGTGAAAATCaatgaaaaaaacaagaaaaatctgGACTTGAAATTGGTTACAAACGTTGCCGCCAGCCAATTGCCTGTGATTGTTCCACCACCAGACCAACAGGTGATTAAGGAGGAGAAGAAGCTAGCAGCATGGATTAGCGTCCGCCAAGAAAGATGGGAAGGAGAGCTCATCGTTGAAGGCGAGTTACCATTGTGGCTG AACGGCACGTACCTGAGAAATGGTCCAGGACAATGGCACATAGGGAATTACAATTTCCGGCACCTATTTGACGGCTACGCCACCTTAGTCCGACTTCACTTCGAAAACGGACGGCTAATAATGGGTCACAGGCAAATCGAATCTGAGGCATATAAAGCAGCAAAAACCAGTAACAAAATATGTTACCGAGAATTTTCAGAAGTACCTAAGCCAGACAATTTCTTATCATACATTGGTGACATGGCAAAACTACTCTCCGGTGCTTCCTTAACCGATAACGCGAATACTGGAGTCGTTAAGCTCGGTGATGGCCGAGTAGTTTGCCTAACGGAGACCATAAAAGGGTCAATAGTGATCGATCCAGACACACTCGACACGTTAGGGAAATTCGAGTATAGTGACTCGTTAGGCGGGTTAATTCATTCAGCTCATCCAATTGTTACGGATAGGGAATTGTTGACATTGATACCAGATTTGATTTACAATGGATATGTAGTGGTGAGAATGGAAAAAGGAAGTAATGAGAGGAAGTTTATAGGGAGAGTGAATTGTAGAGGAGGACCAGCACCAGGTTGGGTCCATTCGTTTCCAGTAACGGAACATTATATTATTGTGCCGGAGATGCCGCTAAGGTATTGTGCACAAAATTTGTTAAAGGCTGAGCCCACACCACTATACAAGTTTGAGTGGCACCCTCATTCCAAAGGCTTCATGCATGTTGTGTGTAAAGCTAGTGGCAACATT GTGGCAAGTGTGGAAGTGCCATTATTCGTGACATTCCACTTCATCAATGCATACGAGGAAAAAGACGAAGATGGTAGAGTTACTGCTGTTATTGCAGATTGCTGTGAACACAGCGCCGATACCACTATCCTTGACAAGCTCCGTCTTGAGAATCTCCGCTCCTTCAACGGCAAGGACGACGTCTTGCCGGATGCAAG GGTTGGGAGATTCAGAATACCATTAGATGGGAGTCCATATGGAGAACTAGAAGCAGCATTGGACCCAAATGAACATGGAAGAGGCATGGATATGTGTAGCATGAATCCTGCTTATTTAGGCAAGAAATACAGATATGCTTATGCTTGTGGTGCTAAGAGGCCTTGTAATTTCCCAAACACCCTCACTAAG ATTGACTTGTTTGATAAAAAGGCAAAGAATTGGTATGACGAAGGTGCGGTGCCTTCTGAACCCTTTTTTGTGGCTCGACCTGGTGCAACCGAGGAAGATGATG GAGTTGTAATATCAATGATCAGTGACAAAAATGGAGAAGGATATGCTCTAATACTGGATGGATCAacatttgaagaaattgcaagaGCAAAATTTCCTTATGGTCTTCCCTATGGGCTGCACGGTTGTTGGGTTCCAAAGAAATAG
- the LOC132029717 gene encoding probable transcriptional regulatory protein At2g25830 isoform X1, protein MVYSSFRAFGSLICRLSNGVYLKPHHSFKSAFLLSGKISSCSWYSDKGVLPLEVQSVRKIWTFSPLCMGRRACKIAGRKTAQDLKKAKLFSKMGKEIVSAVKKGGPSPISNTALAALIEKVKELDIPKDIVERNIKRASEKGQESFIEKIYEVYGYGGVGIIIEVLTDKVNRSVAAVREVVKDCGGKMADPGSIMFKFRRARVANVKVTDVDRDQLLTIALDAGAEDIIEPSMYEYDTEPDSSESRVYKVVSSAENYPVILSKLEEEGIKFEPDNGSELLPTTPIEVDDEAMELNKELMSKLLELDDVDAVYTDQKY, encoded by the exons ATGGTTTATTCATCATTTCGAGCTTTTGGTTCACTTATCTGCAGATTGTCAAATGGGGTTTATCTTAAACCCCACCATTCTTTCAAAA GTGCTTTTTTGTTGAGTGGGAAAATTTCATCTTGTTCATGGTATTCAGATAAAGGGGTCTTGCCTTTGGAAGTTCAATCAGTGAGAAAGATTTGGACTTTCTCTCCTCTTTGTATGGGCAGGCGCGCCTGCAAAATTGCTGGCAGAAAG ACTGCTCAGGATCTTAAGAAGGCAAAGCTTTTCTCAAAAATGGGGAAGGAAATTGTTTCTGC GGTTAAGAAAGGTGGTCCCAGTCCAATATCTAATACGGCTCTTGCTGCTCTGATAGAGAAAGTTAAGGAGCTTGATATACCCAAAGACATTGTTGAGCGCAATATTAAGAGAGCTTCAGAAAAGGGACAGGAATCTTTTATAGAGAAGATCTATGAG GTGTATGGTTATGGTGGAGTTGGTATCATCATTGAGGTCTTAACCGATAAAGTAAACAGGTCAGTGGCAGCAGTTCGAGAGGTGGTGAAGGACTGTGGTGGGAAGATGGCAGATCCAGGATCCATTATGTTCAAGTTTAGACGTGCTCGGGTTGCTAATGTAAAAGTCACTGATGTAGACCGGGACCAGCTCCTAACAATTGCTTTAGATGCTGGTGCTGAAGATATCATTGAACCCTCAATGTATGAATATGATACAGAACCAGATTCATCTGAGAG TAGGGTTTACAAAGTCGTGTCTTCAGCGGAGAACTATCCAGTAATATTATCAAAGCTAGAAGAGGAAGGAATAAAATTTGAACCTGACAACGGATCTGAGCTACTTCCTACAACTCCAATTGAG GTAGATGATGAAGCTATGGAGTTGAACAAAGAACtaatgtccaaattacttgaaCTTGATGATGTTGATGCTGTGTATACAGATCAAAAGTATTAG
- the LOC132029717 gene encoding probable transcriptional regulatory protein At2g25830 isoform X2: MVYSSFRAFGSLICRLSNGVYLKPHHSFKSAFLLSGKISSCSWYSDKGVLPLEVQSVRKIWTFSPLCMGRRACKIAGRKTAQDLKKAKLFSKMGKEIVSAVKKGGPSPISNTALAALIEKVKELDIPKDIVERNIKRASEKGQESFIEKIYEVYGYGGVGIIIEVLTDKVNRSVAAVREVVKDCGGKMADPGSIMFKFRRARVANVKVTDVDRDQLLTIALDAGAEDIIEPSMYEYDTEPDSSERVYKVVSSAENYPVILSKLEEEGIKFEPDNGSELLPTTPIEVDDEAMELNKELMSKLLELDDVDAVYTDQKY; encoded by the exons ATGGTTTATTCATCATTTCGAGCTTTTGGTTCACTTATCTGCAGATTGTCAAATGGGGTTTATCTTAAACCCCACCATTCTTTCAAAA GTGCTTTTTTGTTGAGTGGGAAAATTTCATCTTGTTCATGGTATTCAGATAAAGGGGTCTTGCCTTTGGAAGTTCAATCAGTGAGAAAGATTTGGACTTTCTCTCCTCTTTGTATGGGCAGGCGCGCCTGCAAAATTGCTGGCAGAAAG ACTGCTCAGGATCTTAAGAAGGCAAAGCTTTTCTCAAAAATGGGGAAGGAAATTGTTTCTGC GGTTAAGAAAGGTGGTCCCAGTCCAATATCTAATACGGCTCTTGCTGCTCTGATAGAGAAAGTTAAGGAGCTTGATATACCCAAAGACATTGTTGAGCGCAATATTAAGAGAGCTTCAGAAAAGGGACAGGAATCTTTTATAGAGAAGATCTATGAG GTGTATGGTTATGGTGGAGTTGGTATCATCATTGAGGTCTTAACCGATAAAGTAAACAGGTCAGTGGCAGCAGTTCGAGAGGTGGTGAAGGACTGTGGTGGGAAGATGGCAGATCCAGGATCCATTATGTTCAAGTTTAGACGTGCTCGGGTTGCTAATGTAAAAGTCACTGATGTAGACCGGGACCAGCTCCTAACAATTGCTTTAGATGCTGGTGCTGAAGATATCATTGAACCCTCAATGTATGAATATGATACAGAACCAGATTCATCTGAGAG GGTTTACAAAGTCGTGTCTTCAGCGGAGAACTATCCAGTAATATTATCAAAGCTAGAAGAGGAAGGAATAAAATTTGAACCTGACAACGGATCTGAGCTACTTCCTACAACTCCAATTGAG GTAGATGATGAAGCTATGGAGTTGAACAAAGAACtaatgtccaaattacttgaaCTTGATGATGTTGATGCTGTGTATACAGATCAAAAGTATTAG